The following coding sequences are from one Deltaproteobacteria bacterium window:
- a CDS encoding VCBS repeat-containing protein encodes MSFVSVEVGAQTGVSDDRVSLPEGPGSLEGVGENIDIVSNMGQMHYSVPIELPKGYGSLTPSLVLNYSSGGGGSVVGMGWSLEIPYIERRTVRGLPKYNRNDSFAYNGVEQLITIPNTEPPLLRSRFEKSFIRYRWYVNAEGREGYFTAEYPDGRIGYFGADANGKIIEQARVSGDTVTFRYHLVEMVDRLGHRVHYQYALSDNVALIQRIRWVFINNVPLYEATFIYEPRYDRLSDCKAGFNELLTERLSNIYVFAHGEQIRRYLLEYEDYNLSGGFTHLARIQIFGHENAAFPIDQKFSYSQSLGSLCDKYKNCNRPVVKSLGTLEGGVNIGTGDATLIDINGDALPDVLDTSRPGAPHRFYINTLAVDGTHKFSFPIESKLPNGHQGSHDLSSPYVQVLDADGDGHTDLINAQTGIVLRNKGTGDWSDAYSLWTAENSGLPDLAGDFDPSDGQLRTVRFIDYDNDKRIDLIRSEFASTANITTIYQNLGNGGFQSDYAVAAIGAGFESDSLELNDMNGDGLLDPVQVTMSEVRYRLNLGFGQWGPWIVIGGFTFFDQEAILAELEDLNGDGLADLVLVAGNEVHYWLNRNGEVFDARRVLKSEDVEGIIPERTNTNVLFADMNGNGSTDIVWIDLSGNVKFLEVFPVRPNLLTRIENGLGKVTQITYGISVVHLVRDGGPGAWKHPIPFAMTVVDRLEEWDALNPEIIQIIDYVYHDGFYDGKEKALRGYAKVEQYERGDENNEEAIALETYEVGDVDIYRRDLLLNREIRGANNRSIQMVTNTYDDCLIAQINQSNLENPVRNICKVKETTEYREGRPKEEWVTTSTRYRYDGFGNVIWQANDGIVSIGDQGCASCSDKDGVMPCGAQCLGDEAYTKTEYVLPINNNDLWIISKPIRIQNYGKADENGNLTTSFYSEETIYYDGSEFLGLELGQITNGVVTRVTERANSFNEVIHTQRNRLDKHGNIVESIDANGAVEGLDHRSTYVYDESGLRIIQTNIHLVDKVGPYQLRRNYAYDQTWDQVSLATNWMVVRDDVIVSEVYNNKFKYDNFGQLAVVIKPGDYDDLPGEQYFYEYGNPISRILVKRRSKAGGEQDIEHIICFDGHGRKFQEIDRLAENKYYVSGFTVYEPKGEVREIFYPYTSSESKCAITSPIGVESIKSEYDAVGRITKRIYPGDKGGEEYYQYLPVATVFYDREDTNPSSEHSGTPKIEYYDGLGRRTGIERYAAPTGPPLIHHFSYDELGNLNKWIDAANNQQVQKYDILGRIINVESKDRGLTQFFYDAAGNRIRTIDARGSETHSSYDGANRILEVWDNAAPDETRITYNYDTNDVCPKEICTNIAGKLVATTYPLESIRGGERFGYNSRGETVLAERIFGGHSLITQTNYDNAGRVISNKYPNGWEIRYVVDSMGRLVSIDEIINNIKYNGQGQINEIEAANKVVTEFQYDDNLRIINRKGVDAKGGAIVAYAYDRDRVGNILEIVDERVMSDEPLGNVQYKYDSLYRLLEADIEPNSLQYNEKMEFAYDLAGNIVLQTSSRNLESAAYVGQYLYDGPQPHAVTRAGNLIYTYDAAGNCITRGNDTYQWDFLGRLTDVKKAGKPIASYTYGASRERLIKREKTNTTYYYGQDFEVEDGIAKLYIKIGEDRVAKKIDADFATKILSDIAPVTLEGDSITLRPDGEITAGDAWIAQALNQNIYKLDNAIQISNVDELLASSAARLIAKAKDNITYLHTDHLGGIVATTDTSGKLIGRTEYFPYGMNRFETGDSESRFTGKERDKVSGLDYFGERYLDPWSGRWISPDPAFAVVTPKTLEGIEDIDEITVVYGYTHNNPINKVDRDGRIVLNILAGIGGFSVGLVTEYYQQKKAGKWNYDNNKTQESHHEQVNNNIKELLGAAFVKGFKAAFTNGMSIPTDFIEQLKNRQAQNDMLSPVNQLNAGLRMFINIINGNIMVIDNFVEFNTGASPIGEMTNQVKSRLDPKTNKKIDSIFKFFKRISNKIRSGKKKSKNDNKKDKGNKETNKKSMGEKQ; translated from the coding sequence GTGGCATTGATACAACGTATTAGGTGGGTGTTTATTAATAATGTGCCTTTATATGAGGCAACATTTATTTATGAACCTCGTTATGACAGGCTTTCTGATTGTAAAGCTGGTTTTAATGAATTATTGACAGAAAGACTCAGCAATATTTATGTTTTTGCTCATGGTGAACAGATCCGACGGTATTTATTAGAATACGAAGATTATAATCTCTCAGGTGGGTTTACCCATTTAGCTCGGATTCAAATTTTCGGCCATGAAAATGCAGCATTTCCAATAGATCAAAAGTTTTCATACTCACAATCACTTGGTAGTCTGTGTGATAAATATAAAAATTGTAATCGACCCGTTGTAAAAAGCTTAGGTACACTTGAAGGCGGGGTAAATATTGGCACCGGCGATGCGACATTAATTGATATAAATGGTGATGCACTACCTGATGTGCTCGATACCTCAAGGCCCGGGGCACCTCATCGTTTTTATATTAATACTCTAGCGGTAGATGGCACTCATAAATTTTCATTTCCCATAGAAAGTAAATTACCCAATGGTCATCAGGGCTCACATGATTTGAGTTCTCCCTATGTGCAAGTGTTAGACGCTGATGGTGATGGTCATACCGATTTAATAAATGCGCAGACCGGTATTGTTTTGCGTAACAAAGGGACAGGAGATTGGAGTGATGCATACTCTTTATGGACTGCCGAGAATAGTGGCCTACCAGATCTTGCAGGTGATTTTGATCCATCAGATGGTCAATTACGTACGGTGCGTTTTATAGATTATGATAACGATAAACGTATTGATTTGATTCGTAGTGAATTTGCCAGCACCGCAAATATAACCACAATATACCAGAATTTGGGTAATGGCGGCTTTCAATCAGATTATGCTGTTGCCGCCATTGGCGCCGGATTTGAATCAGATAGCCTTGAATTAAATGATATGAATGGCGATGGATTACTTGACCCGGTGCAAGTGACCATGAGTGAAGTGCGTTATCGCCTTAATCTGGGATTTGGTCAATGGGGACCGTGGATAGTTATCGGCGGTTTTACTTTTTTTGATCAAGAAGCAATATTAGCTGAGCTTGAAGATCTTAATGGTGACGGGTTAGCAGATTTAGTTTTGGTTGCCGGTAATGAAGTACATTATTGGCTTAATCGTAATGGTGAGGTATTTGATGCTAGGCGAGTTCTTAAAAGCGAAGATGTTGAAGGTATAATCCCCGAGAGAACTAATACCAATGTTTTGTTTGCTGATATGAACGGCAATGGTTCAACTGATATTGTTTGGATAGATTTGTCAGGTAACGTAAAGTTTCTTGAAGTATTTCCGGTGCGACCAAACTTACTAACGCGTATTGAAAATGGTCTTGGTAAGGTAACACAGATAACCTATGGCATATCTGTGGTACATCTTGTGCGTGATGGAGGGCCAGGGGCGTGGAAGCATCCAATACCATTTGCAATGACTGTAGTTGATCGCTTGGAAGAATGGGATGCACTGAATCCAGAAATAATTCAAATAATAGATTATGTTTATCACGATGGTTTTTACGATGGTAAAGAAAAGGCGCTACGGGGATATGCTAAAGTTGAACAGTATGAAAGAGGCGATGAAAATAATGAAGAAGCTATCGCATTAGAAACATATGAGGTTGGTGATGTAGATATATATCGACGTGATTTATTATTAAATCGAGAAATTCGTGGTGCTAATAATCGCTCTATACAGATGGTGACTAATACTTACGATGACTGTCTAATTGCGCAAATAAATCAAAGCAATTTAGAAAATCCCGTGCGTAATATTTGTAAGGTTAAAGAAACTACTGAGTATCGAGAAGGTCGGCCTAAAGAAGAATGGGTTACAACTAGCACAAGATATAGGTATGACGGTTTTGGCAATGTTATTTGGCAAGCTAATGATGGTATAGTCTCAATTGGAGATCAAGGATGTGCAAGTTGTAGTGATAAAGATGGAGTTATGCCTTGCGGTGCTCAGTGTCTAGGTGATGAGGCATATACAAAGACAGAATATGTTTTACCGATAAACAATAATGATTTATGGATTATAAGCAAGCCAATACGTATACAAAATTATGGCAAGGCAGACGAAAATGGTAACCTAACAACATCATTTTATAGCGAAGAGACAATATATTATGATGGTAGTGAGTTTTTAGGACTTGAACTTGGGCAAATAACTAACGGAGTAGTTACTCGGGTAACAGAGCGTGCAAATAGTTTTAATGAAGTTATACACACGCAGCGTAATCGCTTAGATAAACATGGCAATATTGTCGAGAGCATAGATGCTAACGGGGCAGTTGAAGGATTAGATCATAGAAGTACCTATGTATATGATGAAAGTGGCTTGCGGATCATACAAACCAATATTCATCTAGTTGATAAAGTTGGCCCCTATCAATTACGGCGCAATTACGCTTATGACCAAACTTGGGATCAAGTTTCACTTGCAACAAATTGGATGGTTGTGCGGGATGATGTAATTGTTAGTGAAGTATATAACAACAAATTTAAATATGATAATTTCGGACAATTAGCTGTAGTTATAAAACCAGGTGATTATGACGACCTACCAGGTGAACAATATTTTTACGAATACGGTAATCCCATAAGTAGAATACTGGTGAAGCGGCGATCTAAAGCTGGTGGTGAACAAGATATAGAGCATATAATTTGCTTTGATGGTCATGGACGTAAATTTCAAGAGATAGACCGTTTAGCAGAGAATAAATATTATGTTAGTGGATTTACGGTTTATGAACCTAAGGGTGAAGTTCGTGAAATATTTTATCCATATACTAGTAGTGAGAGTAAATGCGCTATTACATCGCCAATTGGTGTTGAGTCAATAAAGTCAGAATATGATGCGGTAGGCAGAATAACTAAAAGAATATACCCCGGGGATAAGGGTGGTGAAGAATATTATCAGTATTTACCCGTAGCAACAGTATTTTATGATCGTGAGGATACAAACCCAAGTAGTGAACATAGTGGTACACCTAAGATAGAATATTATGATGGTTTGGGCAGACGCACAGGTATTGAGCGCTATGCAGCACCTACTGGCCCACCATTAATACACCATTTTTCTTATGACGAGCTAGGTAATTTAAATAAATGGATCGATGCAGCGAATAATCAACAAGTTCAAAAATATGATATTCTCGGTCGCATAATTAATGTTGAAAGTAAAGACCGTGGTTTAACCCAATTTTTCTATGATGCTGCTGGCAATCGTATTCGTACAATTGATGCACGCGGTAGCGAAACACACAGCAGTTATGATGGTGCAAACCGTATTTTAGAAGTATGGGATAATGCAGCTCCCGATGAAACTCGAATAACCTATAATTATGATACGAATGATGTATGCCCAAAAGAGATATGTACTAATATCGCAGGTAAATTAGTTGCAACAACTTATCCGCTTGAATCAATACGTGGCGGTGAACGGTTTGGCTATAATAGTAGAGGTGAGACAGTATTAGCTGAAAGAATATTTGGTGGCCATTCATTAATAACACAGACAAATTATGATAATGCCGGACGAGTTATCAGCAATAAATATCCTAATGGTTGGGAGATTCGATATGTTGTTGATAGTATGGGTAGGTTAGTAAGTATTGATGAGATTATTAATAATATAAAATATAATGGGCAAGGGCAGATAAATGAAATTGAAGCCGCAAACAAAGTTGTGACTGAATTTCAATATGATGATAATTTACGCATAATAAATCGCAAAGGCGTTGATGCAAAGGGGGGGGCTATTGTTGCATATGCATACGATCGTGATCGTGTCGGTAATATTTTAGAAATAGTTGATGAGCGTGTCATGAGTGATGAGCCGCTTGGTAATGTCCAGTACAAATATGACTCGTTATATCGTTTGCTTGAAGCAGATATTGAGCCAAATAGTTTGCAGTATAATGAAAAGATGGAATTTGCATATGATCTAGCGGGTAATATAGTATTACAAACTTCAAGTCGTAATTTAGAAAGTGCTGCATATGTTGGCCAATATCTATATGATGGGCCGCAACCGCATGCAGTAACTCGTGCGGGTAATTTAATATATACCTATGATGCAGCCGGAAATTGCATAACACGTGGTAATGATACTTATCAATGGGATTTTTTAGGGCGTTTAACTGATGTAAAAAAGGCAGGTAAACCTATCGCAAGTTATACATATGGTGCATCACGTGAGCGTCTGATTAAACGCGAAAAAACGAATACTACTTATTATTATGGCCAAGACTTTGAGGTAGAAGATGGCATAGCAAAGCTCTATATTAAAATAGGTGAAGATAGAGTTGCAAAAAAAATTGATGCAGATTTTGCTACAAAAATACTATCTGATATCGCCCCGGTAACTTTAGAAGGGGATAGTATCACTCTGCGGCCTGATGGTGAAATAACAGCAGGTGACGCTTGGATTGCACAAGCACTAAATCAAAATATTTACAAGTTAGATAATGCTATCCAGATATCAAATGTTGATGAGCTACTTGCGAGCTCGGCGGCGCGGCTAATTGCCAAGGCAAAAGATAATATAACTTACCTACATACTGACCATTTAGGCGGCATTGTCGCTACTACTGATACTTCAGGCAAGCTAATTGGCAGAACCGAATATTTTCCCTACGGTATGAATCGCTTTGAAACAGGTGACAGTGAATCACGGTTTACCGGTAAAGAACGCGATAAGGTGAGTGGGCTTGATTATTTTGGCGAACGTTATCTTGATCCATGGAGCGGGAGATGGATAAGTCCAGACCCGGCTTTTGCAGTAGTTACGCCAAAAACATTAGAAGGTATAGAAGATATTGACGAAATAACGGTTGTATATGGTTATACCCATAATAATCCAATAAACAAAGTAGATCGTGATGGACGCATAGTATTAAATATACTGGCAGGAATAGGGGGTTTCTCTGTAGGACTTGTGACCGAGTATTATCAGCAGAAAAAAGCAGGAAAATGGAATTACGACAATAATAAAACACAAGAAAGTCATCACGAGCAAGTGAATAATAATATTAAAGAGTTGCTGGGGGCGGCTTTTGTAAAAGGTTTTAAAGCAGCGTTTACAAATGGGATGTCTATTCCTACTGATTTTATTGAGCAACTAAAAAATAGGCAGGCGCAAAATGATATGTTGTCGCCAGTTAATCAGCTGAATGCCGGATTAAGAATGTTTATAAATATAATAAATGGAAATATAATGGTTATCGATAATTTTGTGGAGTTTAATACAGGTGCTTCACCAATAGGAGAAATGACTAACCAGGTTAAGTCGAGGTTGGATCCTAAAACAAACAAAAAGATTGATAGTATATTTAAATTTTTCAAACGTATAAGCAACAAAATACGATCAGGTAAAAAGAAGTCCAAAAATGACAATAAAAAAGATAAAGGTAATAAAGAGACCAACAAGAAGAGCATGGGTGAAAAACAATGA